The Mycolicibacterium smegmatis genome has a window encoding:
- the irtB gene encoding mycobactin import ATP-binding/permease protein IrtB, whose protein sequence is MIRTLIALVPADKRGMLGLYTVLTVLSVVIRAVGTVLLVPLVAALFGDTPQDAWPWLGWLTAATAAGWIVDTTTSRLGFNLGFAVLDHTQHDVADRLPDIRLDWLTAENTATARQAIASTGPELVGLVVNLLTPLIGAVLLPAAIAVALVAVSPPLGLAALAGVVVLLGAMWASNRLSRKADTVADETNSAFTERIIEFARTQQALRAARRVEPARSLVGDALGAQHGAGVRLLAMQIPGQLLFSLASQLALILLAGMATWLTVRGELSVPEAVAMIVVVARYLEPFTSLSELTPAIESTRGTLGRIRAVLDAPTLTAGDAAPADTKSAPRIEFDCVTFGYGDHPVLDDVSFVLEPGSTTAIVGPSGSGKSTILSLIAGLHQPTEGRVLIDGVDAASLDDESRRAATSVVFQQPYLFDGSIRDNILVGDPGADEDRLAAAVRLARVDELTARLPKGDASKVGEAGAALSGGERQRVSIARALVKPAPVLLVDEATSALDTENEAAVVDALTADLRPRTRVIVAHRLASIRHADRVLFLDGGRIVEDGTIDGLLAAGGRFDEFWRRQHEAADWQITH, encoded by the coding sequence ATGATCCGCACCCTCATCGCCCTCGTCCCCGCCGACAAGCGCGGCATGTTGGGGCTGTACACCGTACTGACGGTCCTGTCGGTGGTGATCCGCGCGGTCGGCACGGTGCTGCTCGTACCGCTGGTCGCGGCGCTGTTCGGCGACACCCCGCAGGACGCCTGGCCGTGGCTGGGCTGGTTGACCGCGGCCACCGCGGCAGGCTGGATCGTCGATACCACGACGTCGCGGCTCGGCTTCAACCTCGGCTTCGCGGTGCTCGACCACACACAGCACGACGTCGCCGACCGGTTGCCGGACATCCGGCTGGACTGGCTCACGGCCGAGAACACCGCGACGGCGCGCCAGGCCATCGCCTCGACCGGGCCGGAACTCGTCGGCCTGGTGGTCAACCTGCTCACGCCGCTGATCGGTGCCGTGCTGCTGCCCGCGGCGATCGCCGTGGCGCTGGTCGCGGTGTCACCACCGCTGGGGCTGGCGGCCCTGGCCGGTGTCGTGGTGCTGCTGGGTGCGATGTGGGCGTCGAACCGGTTGAGCCGCAAGGCCGATACCGTCGCCGACGAGACCAACAGCGCCTTCACCGAACGGATCATCGAGTTCGCGCGCACCCAGCAGGCACTGCGTGCCGCACGCCGCGTCGAGCCCGCGCGCAGCCTGGTGGGCGACGCGCTGGGCGCCCAGCACGGCGCCGGCGTGCGACTGCTCGCCATGCAGATCCCCGGCCAGTTGCTGTTCAGCCTCGCCAGCCAGCTCGCGCTGATCCTGCTCGCGGGCATGGCCACGTGGCTGACCGTGCGTGGCGAACTCAGCGTGCCGGAAGCCGTCGCGATGATCGTCGTGGTGGCGCGCTACCTCGAACCGTTCACGTCGCTGAGCGAACTGACGCCTGCCATCGAATCCACGCGCGGGACCCTCGGGCGTATCCGGGCCGTGCTCGACGCGCCCACGTTGACCGCGGGCGACGCCGCGCCTGCCGACACCAAGTCTGCGCCACGCATCGAATTCGACTGTGTCACCTTCGGCTACGGCGACCACCCGGTGCTCGACGACGTGAGCTTCGTGCTGGAACCAGGAAGCACCACCGCGATCGTCGGTCCATCCGGATCCGGCAAGAGCACGATCCTGTCGCTCATCGCGGGTCTGCACCAGCCGACCGAGGGCAGGGTGCTGATCGACGGCGTGGACGCCGCGAGCCTGGACGACGAGTCGCGCAGGGCCGCAACCAGTGTGGTGTTCCAGCAGCCCTACCTGTTCGACGGGTCCATCCGCGACAACATCCTGGTGGGCGATCCGGGTGCCGACGAGGACCGTCTGGCCGCTGCGGTACGGCTCGCGCGGGTCGACGAACTCACCGCGCGGCTGCCCAAAGGTGACGCGTCGAAGGTCGGCGAGGCCGGCGCCGCGCTGTCCGGCGGTGAGCGCCAACGCGTCAGCATCGCCCGTGCGCTCGTCAAACCCGCGCCCGTGTTGCTCGTCGACGAGGCCACCAGCGCTCTGGACACCGAGAACGAGGCCGCCGTGGTCGACGCACTCACCGCCGATCTGCGGCCCCGCACGCGCGTGATCGTCGCGCACCGCCTGGCGAGCATCCGGCACGCCGACCGGGTGCTGTTCCTCGACGGCGGGCGCATCGTCGAGGACGGCACCATCGACGGTCTGCTCGCGGCCGGTGGCCGGTTCGACGAGTTCTGGCGTCGGCAACACGAGGCCGCGGACTGGCAGATCACGCACTGA
- a CDS encoding TetR/AcrR family transcriptional regulator, with translation MAVQDAATRVGGRPPLITVADIVSAGRELGMNRLSINAVATRLGVSATALYRHIGGRWELERLVGESLLADLELTDTGDTIEEHLLAFGTTLHGFALQNPGLARYMQLLFPRGEAGARLLSDEVSILGRRGYTAEAAALLSSSVALIAIGMAAQHEMKAEASHSDEGYDRERDAAAQRLAADAELGPVHSAGMQLSAEKYLELLLNAVIRGLLTAAHAGRSIGDIVAELTNTGEDR, from the coding sequence ATGGCAGTGCAGGACGCGGCAACGCGGGTCGGTGGGCGGCCCCCGCTCATCACCGTCGCTGACATCGTGTCCGCCGGTCGTGAGCTGGGCATGAACCGTCTGAGCATCAACGCGGTGGCCACACGGCTCGGGGTATCGGCCACCGCGCTCTACCGGCACATCGGTGGGCGCTGGGAACTCGAGCGCCTGGTGGGGGAGAGCTTGCTCGCCGACCTCGAACTGACGGACACCGGGGACACCATCGAGGAGCACCTGCTGGCGTTCGGTACGACGCTGCACGGCTTCGCGCTGCAGAATCCGGGGCTCGCCCGTTACATGCAACTGCTCTTCCCGCGCGGCGAGGCCGGCGCCCGCCTGCTGTCCGATGAGGTCTCGATCCTCGGGCGGCGTGGCTATACGGCCGAGGCCGCGGCGTTGCTCAGCAGTTCGGTCGCCCTCATCGCGATCGGCATGGCCGCCCAGCATGAGATGAAGGCCGAGGCGAGCCACTCCGACGAGGGTTACGACCGCGAGCGTGACGCGGCCGCACAAAGGCTGGCCGCCGACGCCGAGCTGGGGCCGGTGCACAGCGCAGGCATGCAACTCTCGGCCGAGAAGTACCTCGAGCTCCTACTCAACGCCGTGATCCGGGGGCTGCTGACCGCAGCGCACGCCGGCCGGTCGATCGGCGACATCGTGGCAGAACTGACGAATACGGGAGAGGACCGCTGA
- a CDS encoding thiolase family protein, which produces MRPRKGLQGEAAIVGYVELPPERLSTASPAPFTLEQWAQLSAAALDDAGLSAEQVDGIVTSHLGESEIFVPSTVAEYLGVRANFAELLDLGGASAAGMVWRAAAAIELGICDVVLCALPARYLTPMSDLKPKSLSDAVFFGSSSNQFGSPQAEFDIPYGNLGQNGPYGQVAQRYAYEYGYDERAMAKIVVDQRVNANHTEGAIWKDKPLTIEDVLASPIIADPLHMLEIVMPCVGGAAVVVASADVAAKAKNRPVWIKGFGEHVPFKTPTYAEDLLDTPMRRAAETAFTMSGLGRDQMDMVSIYDCYTITVLLSLEDAGFCEKGKGMAFVSDHDLTFRGDFPLNTAGGQLGFGQAGLAGGMHHVCDATRQIMGRAGAAQVSRTRGGRNGHGCDRAFVSGNGGILSEQTALILEGD; this is translated from the coding sequence ATGCGACCACGGAAGGGACTGCAGGGCGAGGCCGCGATCGTCGGCTACGTCGAACTGCCGCCCGAACGGCTGAGCACCGCCTCCCCGGCGCCGTTCACCCTCGAACAGTGGGCACAGCTGTCGGCGGCCGCACTCGACGACGCGGGTCTGTCAGCCGAACAGGTTGACGGCATCGTCACCTCGCACCTCGGCGAGTCCGAGATCTTCGTGCCGTCGACCGTCGCCGAATACCTCGGCGTGCGGGCAAATTTCGCGGAGTTGCTGGACCTCGGCGGCGCCAGCGCGGCGGGAATGGTGTGGCGCGCGGCCGCAGCCATCGAACTGGGGATCTGCGACGTCGTGCTGTGCGCCCTGCCTGCGCGTTACCTCACCCCGATGTCCGACCTCAAACCCAAGTCGTTGTCCGACGCGGTGTTCTTCGGATCGTCGAGCAACCAGTTCGGCTCGCCCCAGGCCGAATTCGACATTCCCTACGGCAACCTCGGTCAGAACGGGCCGTACGGGCAGGTCGCGCAGCGCTACGCCTACGAGTACGGCTACGACGAGCGTGCCATGGCGAAAATAGTGGTGGACCAACGCGTCAACGCCAACCACACCGAAGGCGCGATCTGGAAGGACAAACCGCTCACCATCGAGGACGTGCTGGCAAGTCCGATCATCGCCGATCCGCTGCACATGCTCGAGATCGTCATGCCGTGCGTGGGCGGAGCCGCCGTGGTCGTCGCGAGCGCCGACGTCGCCGCCAAGGCGAAGAATCGGCCGGTGTGGATCAAGGGATTCGGTGAACACGTGCCGTTCAAGACACCCACGTACGCCGAGGATCTCCTCGACACCCCGATGCGGCGCGCCGCCGAAACCGCGTTCACCATGAGCGGCCTGGGCCGTGACCAGATGGACATGGTCTCGATCTACGACTGCTACACGATCACCGTGCTGCTGAGCCTCGAAGACGCCGGGTTCTGCGAGAAAGGCAAAGGCATGGCGTTCGTGTCCGATCACGACCTGACCTTCCGCGGTGATTTCCCGCTCAACACCGCGGGCGGCCAACTCGGTTTCGGCCAGGCCGGACTCGCCGGTGGGATGCACCACGTGTGCGACGCGACGCGCCAGATCATGGGGCGGGCCGGGGCGGCGCAGGTGTCCCGCACGCGAGGAGGACGAAACGGGCACGGGTGTGACCGCGCGTTCGTCTCGGGCAACGGCGGCATCCTCTCCGAGCAGACCGCACTGATCCTGGAAGGTGACTGA
- a CDS encoding enoyl-CoA hydratase-related protein → MTATLDYDGDIAVLDLGDDENRFTPQFLDEVDALLDAVLEKGAHGLVTTADSKFYSNGLDLEWLGAHSDQGAWYVGRVQGLLARMLTFPLPTAAAVVGHAFGAGAMLAMAHDYRVMREDRGFFCFPEVDIHIPFTPGMAALIQAKLTPQAAIASMTTGRRFGGAEAYQHGIVDATAHEGAVTTAATSLLRPLGSKDQGTLGAIKQVMFGAAAAALRNP, encoded by the coding sequence ATGACAGCGACCCTCGACTACGACGGCGACATCGCGGTCCTCGATCTGGGTGACGACGAGAACCGGTTCACGCCGCAGTTTCTCGACGAGGTCGACGCCCTTCTCGACGCCGTGCTCGAGAAAGGTGCACACGGTCTGGTCACCACTGCCGACAGCAAGTTCTACTCCAACGGCCTTGACCTCGAATGGCTTGGCGCCCACAGCGATCAGGGCGCATGGTACGTCGGCCGCGTGCAGGGCCTGCTGGCCCGGATGCTGACCTTCCCGCTCCCCACCGCCGCGGCCGTCGTCGGGCACGCCTTCGGCGCCGGGGCGATGCTGGCGATGGCGCACGACTACCGCGTGATGCGCGAGGATCGAGGGTTCTTCTGTTTCCCCGAGGTCGACATCCACATCCCGTTCACGCCGGGAATGGCGGCGCTGATCCAGGCCAAACTGACACCGCAGGCCGCGATCGCGTCGATGACCACGGGTCGCCGGTTCGGGGGTGCCGAGGCATATCAGCACGGGATCGTCGACGCCACAGCACATGAGGGCGCGGTGACGACGGCCGCGACGTCGCTGCTCCGCCCCCTCGGCAGCAAGGATCAGGGCACGCTCGGCGCGATCAAGCAGGTGATGTTCGGCGCGGCCGCAGCGGCGCTGCGCAATCCCTAG
- a CDS encoding TetR/AcrR family transcriptional regulator gives MPRPRIHDPEAILDVAESLAVRSGPAAVTIRAVGDAVGVSNGALYHEFGSRSGLLTRAWLRAAHRLQTVLSELVEAAEPGAAAIAAAAEASIMLAERHPSSAALVLQTRRDELIGADPPAEVKDTENRLVDLMIQLADDAWGRRDGAAVDTVTTCIVDLPTVILLHRNRIADPTARRQLRAAVAAVLEVGPAPRTQRHRAQEAS, from the coding sequence ATGCCACGCCCGCGCATCCATGACCCGGAGGCGATCCTGGACGTGGCAGAGTCACTGGCAGTCCGCTCCGGCCCCGCCGCGGTCACCATCCGAGCTGTCGGCGACGCGGTCGGGGTGTCCAATGGGGCGCTCTACCACGAGTTCGGGTCACGGTCGGGTCTGCTGACCCGCGCGTGGTTGCGTGCCGCACACCGCCTGCAGACCGTGCTCTCCGAACTCGTCGAGGCTGCCGAACCGGGCGCCGCGGCGATCGCCGCGGCCGCCGAGGCGTCGATCATGCTGGCCGAACGCCACCCGTCGTCGGCGGCCCTGGTGCTGCAGACGCGCCGTGACGAACTGATCGGCGCCGACCCGCCCGCCGAGGTGAAGGACACCGAAAACCGATTGGTCGACTTGATGATCCAGCTCGCCGACGACGCCTGGGGGCGGCGCGACGGCGCCGCTGTCGACACCGTCACCACGTGCATCGTCGACCTGCCCACAGTAATTCTTCTGCACCGCAACCGGATTGCCGATCCCACCGCGCGCCGCCAGCTGCGGGCCGCGGTTGCGGCCGTCCTCGAGGTGGGGCCTGCGCCCCGAACACAACGACACCGAGCACAGGAGGCATCATGA
- a CDS encoding SDR family NAD(P)-dependent oxidoreductase: MTSTWSPDRLGDLSDKRIIVTGATNGVGLGTTRALVRAGAHVILAVRNTDLGARRAAEVGGTTTVVEVDLADLSSVRAFPGRLTAAGIDDVDILINNAGALTQRRTETVDGFETTLGTNLLGPFALTNLLHGRVRSQVVIVGSDAHRMATLRLDDMHLRRHRWTPLGAYGRAKLAVMLWGLELDRRQRVARSPVVTHLTHPGWVASNLPNVSDTRLMSVVQRGVTAVADKFAASIDEGAAPTLYCISEPIPPGSYVGVEGRLGLRGAPVLIGRSAVACDYETAAAVVDFAERETGTTIPY; the protein is encoded by the coding sequence GTGACGAGCACATGGTCGCCCGACCGGCTGGGAGATCTCAGCGACAAACGCATCATCGTGACCGGCGCGACCAACGGCGTCGGGCTGGGTACCACGCGCGCACTCGTACGTGCCGGTGCGCATGTGATCCTCGCGGTACGCAACACCGACCTCGGTGCGCGACGTGCCGCTGAGGTCGGCGGCACGACCACCGTGGTCGAGGTCGACCTCGCCGACTTGTCGTCGGTGCGTGCGTTTCCGGGGCGGCTGACCGCGGCGGGCATCGACGACGTCGACATCCTGATCAACAACGCGGGAGCGTTGACGCAGCGTCGTACCGAGACCGTGGACGGGTTCGAGACGACGCTGGGCACCAACCTGCTCGGCCCGTTCGCGTTGACGAATCTGCTTCACGGCCGCGTCCGTTCGCAGGTGGTCATCGTCGGTTCCGATGCCCACCGGATGGCCACGCTGCGCCTCGACGACATGCATCTGCGTCGTCACAGGTGGACACCGCTGGGCGCCTACGGCCGAGCCAAGCTCGCGGTGATGCTGTGGGGCCTGGAACTGGACAGGCGGCAACGCGTCGCGCGTTCGCCGGTGGTCACGCATCTCACGCATCCCGGGTGGGTCGCGTCGAACCTGCCCAATGTGTCGGATACGCGGCTGATGTCGGTGGTCCAGCGCGGGGTCACTGCCGTCGCCGACAAGTTCGCGGCCAGCATCGACGAGGGTGCCGCGCCCACCCTGTACTGCATCAGCGAACCCATCCCGCCCGGCTCCTATGTCGGTGTCGAGGGCAGGCTGGGGTTGCGTGGCGCACCGGTGCTCATCGGCCGCTCAGCTGTGGCGTGCGATTACGAGACCGCGGCGGCGGTGGTGGATTTCGCCGAGCGCGAGACCGGCACGACGATCCCTTACTAG
- the irtA gene encoding mycobactin import ATP-binding/permease protein IrtA, translating to MARGIQGVMMRGFGARDHQATVVSTEAITPNLIRLRMVSPTLFEDAVAEPTSWLRFWFPDPAGSETEFQRAYTMSEMSPETGEFAIDVVLHEPAGPASQWARSAEPGDTVAVMTLGSAGFSVPEDPPAGYLLIGDAAATPAINGIIGVVPHDIPIEVYLEEHDENDRLIPIAEHPRMRVHWVVREDATSLAGAIEARDWSNWYCWVTPEAGSLKHLRTRLRDEFGFPKTELHPQAYWTEGRAMGTKRGDDDKSPEVTPAPGADATGTSETATPAAARRGNWRAQAAGRLLAPLKTTLIISGVLQAIITLVQLAPFVLLVELARLLLSGAPSDRLWTLGVVAISLLGTGSFLAAALTLWLHLVDARFARDLRTGLLTKMSRLPLGWFTARGSGSIKQLVQDDTLSLHYLITHAIPDAVAAVIAPVAVLVYLFVVDWRLAFVMFVPVLIYLVLMTVMTIQSGPKIAQSQRWAERMSAEAGAYLEGQPVVRVFGGAAASSFRRRLDEYIGFLVAWQKPFTGKKSMMDLVTRPGTFLWLIVAVGTPMITSGAMDPVDILPFLLLGTTFGVRLLGIAYGLGGIRGGMLAARRIQTTLDETELDVREQTEKHDGEPTVVFDNVTFGYRPDVPVLHDISLQLKPGTVTALVGPSGSGKSTLAALLARWHDVDAGAIRVGGRDIRTLTADELYRQVGFVLQDTQLVGGTVAENIALAEPDASIERIQAAARDAQIHERIMRLPNGYDTPLGAASSLSGGEKQRLTIARAILADTPVLILDEATAFADPESEYLVQQALNRLTRDRTVLVIAHRLHTITHADQIVVLEGGRIVETGTHEGLLDAAGRYRQLWETGQRPALATAAGPTGEAVR from the coding sequence ATGGCGCGCGGAATCCAGGGCGTGATGATGCGTGGCTTCGGTGCGCGTGATCACCAGGCGACGGTGGTGAGCACCGAGGCGATCACGCCGAATCTCATACGGCTGAGGATGGTTTCGCCGACGTTGTTCGAAGACGCGGTGGCCGAACCGACCTCCTGGCTGCGGTTCTGGTTCCCCGACCCGGCCGGGTCCGAGACCGAATTCCAGCGCGCCTACACGATGTCCGAGATGTCGCCCGAGACCGGCGAATTCGCGATCGACGTGGTGCTGCACGAACCCGCCGGTCCGGCATCGCAGTGGGCCAGATCGGCCGAGCCCGGCGACACCGTCGCGGTGATGACGCTGGGATCGGCCGGCTTCAGCGTCCCCGAGGACCCGCCCGCGGGGTATCTGCTGATCGGCGACGCCGCGGCCACACCCGCCATCAACGGCATCATCGGTGTCGTCCCGCACGACATCCCGATCGAGGTGTACCTCGAAGAGCACGACGAGAACGACCGGCTCATCCCCATCGCCGAGCACCCCCGGATGCGTGTGCACTGGGTGGTGCGCGAGGACGCCACGTCGCTGGCCGGCGCCATCGAGGCGCGCGACTGGTCCAACTGGTACTGCTGGGTGACCCCGGAGGCCGGCTCACTCAAGCATCTGCGCACCCGCCTGCGCGACGAATTCGGGTTCCCCAAGACCGAACTGCACCCGCAGGCCTACTGGACCGAAGGCCGTGCGATGGGCACCAAGCGCGGCGACGACGACAAGTCACCCGAGGTGACGCCCGCGCCCGGAGCCGACGCGACCGGAACGTCAGAGACCGCGACGCCCGCCGCGGCCAGGCGCGGCAACTGGCGCGCGCAGGCCGCGGGGCGACTGCTGGCCCCGCTGAAGACCACACTCATCATCTCCGGTGTCCTGCAGGCGATCATCACCCTCGTCCAGCTCGCACCGTTCGTCCTGCTGGTGGAACTGGCAAGGCTGCTCCTGTCGGGGGCCCCGTCGGACCGCCTGTGGACCCTCGGCGTGGTCGCGATCTCGCTGCTGGGAACCGGCAGCTTCCTGGCCGCCGCGCTGACGCTGTGGCTGCACCTCGTCGACGCGCGGTTCGCACGTGACCTGCGAACCGGTCTGCTGACGAAGATGTCGCGGCTTCCGTTGGGCTGGTTCACCGCTCGTGGCTCGGGCTCGATCAAACAGCTCGTCCAGGACGACACGCTGTCACTGCACTACCTGATCACGCATGCGATCCCGGACGCGGTCGCCGCGGTCATCGCCCCGGTCGCGGTGCTCGTCTACCTGTTCGTGGTCGACTGGCGGTTGGCGTTCGTGATGTTCGTCCCGGTGCTGATCTACCTGGTGCTGATGACGGTCATGACGATTCAGTCCGGGCCCAAGATCGCGCAGTCACAGCGCTGGGCCGAGCGGATGAGCGCTGAGGCCGGGGCCTACCTCGAAGGTCAGCCCGTGGTGCGCGTATTCGGTGGTGCCGCGGCCTCGAGCTTCCGTCGCCGACTCGACGAGTACATCGGGTTCCTGGTCGCCTGGCAGAAGCCGTTCACGGGCAAGAAGTCGATGATGGACCTGGTCACGCGTCCGGGAACCTTCCTGTGGCTGATCGTCGCGGTGGGCACCCCGATGATCACCTCGGGCGCCATGGATCCAGTGGACATCCTGCCGTTCCTGTTGCTGGGCACCACGTTCGGCGTGCGCCTGCTCGGCATCGCGTACGGCCTCGGTGGGATCCGCGGCGGCATGCTCGCGGCACGGCGTATCCAGACCACGCTCGACGAGACCGAACTCGACGTACGTGAACAGACCGAGAAACACGACGGTGAACCGACCGTCGTGTTCGACAACGTCACCTTCGGGTACCGCCCGGACGTCCCGGTGCTGCACGACATCTCGCTGCAGCTCAAGCCGGGCACCGTGACCGCACTGGTGGGTCCGTCGGGTTCGGGCAAGTCGACGCTGGCGGCCCTGCTGGCCCGGTGGCACGACGTCGACGCCGGTGCGATCCGCGTGGGCGGCAGGGACATTCGCACGCTCACCGCCGACGAGCTCTATCGCCAGGTCGGTTTCGTGCTGCAGGACACCCAGCTGGTGGGTGGAACCGTCGCCGAGAACATCGCACTGGCCGAACCCGACGCGAGCATCGAGCGGATCCAGGCCGCCGCGCGTGACGCGCAGATCCACGAGCGGATCATGCGGTTGCCCAACGGCTACGACACCCCGCTGGGTGCGGCATCGAGCCTGTCCGGCGGCGAGAAGCAACGGCTCACGATCGCACGCGCGATCCTCGCCGACACCCCGGTGCTGATCCTCGACGAGGCCACCGCGTTCGCCGACCCCGAATCGGAATACCTGGTGCAGCAGGCGCTCAACCGGTTGACCAGAGACCGCACCGTGCTGGTGATCGCACACCGCCTGCACACCATCACGCACGCCGATCAGATCGTGGTGCTCGAGGGCGGCCGCATCGTCGAAACCGGAACGCACGAGGGGCTTTTGGACGCGGCCGGGCGCTACCGCCAACTCTGGGAAACCGGACAGCGACCCGCCCTTGCCACCGCTGCAGGCCCGACGGGGGAGGCCGTCCGATGA
- a CDS encoding Zn-ribbon domain-containing OB-fold protein — MTGLDRPVPVKTATTTPFWDALAEHRIVIQYSPSSGEYVFYPRVLAPRTLADDLEWREISGMGTLYSYTVARRPVGPHFADAVPQLLAIVQWDEGPRFSTEMVDMAAHDLRVGMRVKPVFCDRPDARPGEAATMLRYTAA; from the coding sequence ATGACCGGTCTCGATCGCCCGGTACCGGTGAAAACCGCGACCACGACACCGTTCTGGGATGCCCTCGCCGAGCACCGCATCGTGATCCAGTACTCGCCGTCGTCGGGTGAGTACGTCTTCTATCCCAGGGTCCTTGCCCCGCGGACACTGGCCGACGATCTGGAATGGCGCGAGATCTCCGGTATGGGCACGTTGTACTCGTACACTGTGGCGCGCCGACCCGTGGGGCCGCATTTTGCCGATGCGGTGCCGCAGTTGCTGGCGATCGTGCAATGGGATGAGGGACCGCGCTTTTCGACCGAGATGGTCGACATGGCAGCGCACGATCTACGTGTCGGAATGCGCGTGAAACCCGTGTTCTGCGACCGTCCCGACGCCAGACCCGGTGAGGCCGCCACGATGTTGCGGTACACCGCCGCATGA